GTttgaagcagcagagctgtaccAGAAGGAAGGCATTCCTGTAATTATTCTAGCAGGAAAGAAGTATGGACTGGGTAGCTCAAGAGACTGGGCTGCAAAAGGGCCTTTTCTACTGGTACTGctggtttgttggggtttgggggtagttttgttttctctggaaATACCTAAAAATACATTGTATCATTTCTGTGTTAGAATCTTCGTGGAAGAGAATCGCTAGTCAGGATAGATCTGAATTTCCTCATTATGTAATTTACTGTCTTGGATACCAGACTTTGAGACAAATCGGGCATTTGTCTGTGCTGATCTCTGTTTGGTCTCCATGGGGTGTTCAGTGCCTCATTGTTGGAGGCTAATTTCCACTAATATTGAGAATATGTTCAAAGTCAGCCATTGATTCATTTCCTGTTAACCCCAGCATGGTCACTGTCTGTAACACTGCATGGGCCTGCTCTGACTGGTTTGCTTCCATCTAGCTGGGCAGCTACTAAGTGATGTTTCCAAGGTACTTAAAGGACTCTGTGCAAAGCACTCTCTCTTGAGTTTGAGTTGTGAGATGTTGGATGTAGTCTGTGTTTGAAGGTTacttctgtgtttcactctGCTTGTATTTTTGCAGGGTGTTAAAGCTGTCCTAGCTGAGAGCTATGAGAAGGTTCATAGGAGTCAGCTGATTGGAATTGGCATCGCTCCACTTCAGTTTCGTCCTGGGGAAAATCCAAGTACTTTGGGGCTCACTGGCAGAGAGCAGTTTTCTATATTGTTCCCTCCAGACCTGTCGCCCAGAATGACGTTGGATATTAAGGTatctttgcaatatttttaatttctctgttgAATGTTCTgatgcagaggaaaaaaacttaATTCTGATGATAGGAAGCAAAGCAAGAAAAGACAGAACTTAATTCTCTTGGAAGGTAAGCTTATTGCCCTGCCTGAAGTTTGCCATGGCTGTTGTAGTTTCCCAAAGTACATATACACATGTTCTTTGTATACAGCTTTGTACGCAGCCTGATATTCTTGATTATTCTGAGTGGTATTTTGCCCCTCAGGGGCTTGGTCTTAGGGTAGAATTGAGTCTGTCTCTCATAAGGGTGATGACTGGAGAGAGGCTTCATCTCTCCGTGCTGTGTAAACAAGCCCATAACACTCTTTGTGCCACCTTAGGGATGGGATGCTCTTTGGTTACCACGAGGCCCCTGCGTGCTCCCGGTGCACTACAACAAGCCTTCCTTGCATCTGGCCCCAGCACGCTTGGGGCTGTGTGGGCACATCAGAGTGCTGAATTTGCTTGTGTTCTTTGTTCAACAAAACTTGGGGTTAGAATGCTGACTGAGAAATAAGCAAGGGGAAGTGAAAGCAAAGCTTAatcagttttttttttgcttttcttttgaagACAAGCACTGGAAAAGTATTCAGCGTGATTGCCTTGTTTGAAAACAATATGGAGATAACTTTGTACAAGAATGGTGGAAGTCTAAACTTTGTGGCTCGAAGATTCTTGTAGTAGCTACTGAATCTCTGGGTGCCCTGCATAACTGGTAATGCAGCCAATGCCTTGTGTGAACCCAGGAATCTGTACCGTGGAACTGCAAACAGTCCTAGTGTGCTCAAAGTTACTTCGTCCATGGATGTAAAAGATTGTGAATCATTGTAACTGCAACGAGATCCTTTCTGATTTTGAATAATATTCTAATGGTGCTATTAAACATTGCTAAAATCAACATGTGTATTGTGACAAGAGAGCTGTAAGTATGGAGGGGATGTTTTATCAGACCATTTTGTAAATAAACTATGTGAAATTGAAACTGATTGTGCTGAAGATTATTATGTAAGAAGATTTTCTGCAGTTGTTTCCACTCATTTTTTGCACCTGTAAATCTGTGTACTGCTGTTTGTTGGTATAAGAGTAACAAGATGGTAGGGAATTTTAAAGgccaaacagatttttttccctcaaccAAAGCTTAAAAAAGATACAGAGTTTTCAATTTCTTTAGGTTATGGGCTGAACAAAAAGCAGCCCATATGAGGCCCATGGTATCCTGTAGCACAGATGTTGACTTCCTTACCTTTATGGGATTATATATCCTCTGGATCCAGATTTAAACTGCTAAAGCTATGAAGTATGTAAAATTCTATGTGCTTAGAAATATGGGAAACAtttctgcatttaaaaacaaatctccCAGTTGTTTCATTCATGCAGGTTAAGCCATGGTTCTTCATGCCTTTCAACTGAACTTTGTCACATCCGCTTTAAGGGATGCACTTTTGTCATTTGTGACATCTGTTTTTATTGTGCTCTCTGCAATATCATTAGAGAAATACCTCCTTGTAAAGTTTTAACCTTTAAAGCCTTTTAAAACATTTGGTAGGGCTGTTTAAATTCCTCTGCTTTAAAAACAACCTGTCTAGCACATTACACTTGTCAGGTGTTCAAGAGCCAGATGGCCACCCTGCCTTTGAGTGCATCCTCAcatgctggcagctcccagctcttgTGGAGCATCCCCTTCTGAGGaggagcccagagcactgaACAAACCTGTCTCATGGCACTGCAACAGCTGTGGCTGGAATTGTCAGCACAGAGGGCAAAGCCTCATAGCTCATATTGGCAGGAAATGCAGAGTTGCTGCAGCGTGGCTTGTGTTCCACAGAGCTTTGGTGGTGTCTGAGCTGTGTAAGTGagtctgcagctccagcaggctcTTCCTGTGCTCCTGTCTTGAAAAGCTTCATAACTCCACTTACAGTTTGTGTAGTTTaatttctgctggaaaacaaaACTGCAATACTTGCCTATAAATTGTAAAGATTTTGCTTTAAGGACTTTTGTTCTTGATTAATGTTGTCTTAAAACATACAAGAGGACTATAATTAGCTTTATTTACATGTACTTTTAATTTATAACCAGATACTGAAATAGTTGACTTGTGAACTAACAGATGAACTGTTCAAATCTTTAAATAGTATGTTTGacattcctttaaaaaaagccCCGAACCCAAAATACTGCAAACCTCTTGCATAATTATATCAATACAGTGTATTAATTTGTTGACAGTTCAAAAGCCAAACTAATTTGATTGACATCAATTTGatacttatttttctgttttgttagaCAACGTTGACTGAAGTTTGAAGTTCTGTATAATCTGGTTTTATATTTCACTAGTTTGATATGATTTTCTTTTAGGTGAGATGAAAACCATTCCAGTGACTCCTACCACTTCTAAGGGGGGATAAATCAATGCAGTTTTGAATGTTATATTCAACGAATGCTGAACGAGTTCCTGTTCTGTGGTACACTTCCATTAATTCTATCCAGCGTGACTGGGCAGATCTTGTACTTCTTGTACAAGTGTCTGATACTATTTTATCCCAGCTCAAAGGTATATTCTTGATTTAGTTCAAGGAAATGTTACTGGGGAGAAAATGGGCATTTAGTGCTGGTACATAATGGTGCCTCATGCAGATGATACAACTGCAACTCCATGCCTATTTACTAATGCTTGAAGGAAACAGCCCCCTGCCCTTTCTCCATGCTTCAGGAGACAGGGATCCAAGCCACGTCACGGCAGATTGATGAGGTGAAGTGCAATTTCAAGGCATGTGACTTACCTGCAAGTTGTCACCAGTAAAGCAAGTCAGTTCTTTTTAGAGACACAGGGGGCTGGCTTCATTACCTGAGCAGTTGCTTTGATTCTACTGCACTAATGTGGCTCGTAGGCCACGAGAGAGAAGTTCTGAGCGGTGCTtgggcacaggggctgctcagctggAGGCTCCCATTGCTGCAGCAGGTCCAGCTCTCAACCAGCCCAGGAGTGCCATGTCCAAGGTGTGCAGGCTGACCTCTCCCCTTGGAGCCGTGCCGTGTGGGGTGGGGGTGCCGTGTGGGACAGCACTGCCCATGTCCCATCTCTCAGTGGTGGGGGCTCCTGGCTCGTGAGCCGTGGGAACAGCCCtgttccctgtcccctgtgcagagcacagctcaggagGCCGGCAGCCAGTGAAGGCATTTAACTCTGGACACACTGCTGGCACCCTGAGTGCCGTaggtgggcagcaggggcagggccTGGGACAGTCAGGATTGCTCTACTCACACACCAAACATTCAGTTCCATCTCTCTTTAGTATCCTAAGGTGTAGGAGGATGTGTACCTGTTGGAGAAGTGACTCAGTGTGTTAGATAGATTTAACTTAGACCTCTCTCCATTTGGATTTGGGGGAAGAATCTTGTTGAAATTTTTGTAAATGTTTTCTTGcttccttcttcctccccatcccaaacTACAAAGCTTTGGGATAGTGTTGATGTTTATACATTTTACACCTAAGTATAAGGCCAAGAAGCTATGTATATTAATGCTATTTAAGCAACTGCAAATCATTGTCTGCTGTTTAAAGCCAACAGAACAGTCTTAAGTTCAGTAAGTATTGCATAAATATATCTTAAGTTCAATTGATGAAAATTGTGCATACAATGTTACCAATGTtgtaaagtatttttaataaagaaaaatgtatgaCAGTTCTTGTATGTTACTGTCTATTTTGAATAGATAGCAAGGAATACACTTAAAATGGTACTGTGTGTGAAGGAGTGGGGTGAATATAAAGAAAGGGGATAATACTGTGTGTTAGAGAATGATGCATGTTCCATTTACTTGTTTGGAGTGAGTTTGGGCTCACAAAGCACGCCTAGCTGGTGTGGAAGGATGTTCTCTGGGTCAGCTGTGCTCCGGACACCACTCTGGATGTTATATCAAGTGCCTTTTCAAgaactttttctttcccttctgaaaAATGTCTCATTTGGAATCTAGATGAAATCCTGTATTAAAGCAAGCTGTTGGCCAAGGTTACAACTCTGACAAGGTCCTCAGAAGTGATTTGGGGATATCCACCACTAACCTACTTCAACCCCCACTTTCAGCACAGCATTAGACTGGAGTTCAACCCATGGATGCTAAATTATTCAAGTCTATCTCTCTTCAGATAATAAGACAGGCCAAAGTACAACCTTCAAACTCTGCCTTGCCTCGCAACAACAGTGATCTTCCCCCAGAGCaccaggcaggcaggagaagcaCAGAAGTTTATAGGTCTGTGCTTTCACAGTCCAGTCTGGCAACTGAAGCAAGAATAAGGAGCACAGCTCTGCGTTATAATCTTGTTTGCAGAGCTCAGGAGTACATTTCTATAATCAACCACAGCAAGAATGTTTTCCCACTGTATCGATTTTACTCCAATGAGCTAAAGCTTCAGGGCCTCAGAAATCAGGAGAGGGAACACGAAATATTTTACAGAGCTctattctctggggaaaaacccctttattttgttatttctaGTGAGAAGAGTTGGTCAAATACTTTTATTAACATCTGTTCTGaaactggagagaaaaaaaaatgattCTTGGGGAAATAGTTTCCCTTTTCTAAATTCCCTATTTGGTTAAAATAAGCATTTGATGAAGATAATGTTTTCAATTTTGGGTCCCTAATATTAGAAACAATACTGAAATTTTGTGATAGAGGATTTTTAACTGATTTACTTAAGATGCCTTAggtgttgtttgggttttggggggagaaGGGGTTGTTGGGTGTTCTTCAGCTGTCTTTCctaaattcctttttcttcagaTTCCTAATTCTGTCATAGCAGGACGTCAACTACCGAGATTACCTTTTTTCATTAGGAGTTTCAGAAGATATTTCTATATTAATCTTAAGGTTTGACATTATTTTCATTAAGGGTCAAATTTTCTAGGACTGGACCTATTGTCCCAGTAAAAACTCTCTGGGACAGTCTAAAGGACATCCCGAGCAAGATGCCTCAGGTTTGTTGTATGTATTTATACGTGGTCTTCAGTCTTAGCGTTTGGCAGAGATTCTGATGTGGTGTGCTGATACAAGAgtttaaagaaaagaataaaacgGATGTGTTCCGTCCTGCCCGCTGCGGGCGCAGGGGGTTTTAAGCGCTCTGCCTTTGTGACAGGAAGTCGCAGCTTTCCTCCCCTCTCGTGCCGCTGGCAAACAGAGCCCAGGGCCGGAGGCTCGGGCGCCGCTGCCCGCGGCCGGGAGGGGCGGCCCGgggccccgggcccgcccggccgcgCTCGGGGCGGGCGCACCCCGCGTTCCGCGGAGCACGGCGGGGCAGGCGGGGGCCGGGCCCCGGCTGCTGACGGCGGCTTCTGCGGTTCCTCGGCCTCCCCGGGCCGGGCAAAGGTTGGCGCGGCTCCCCGCCAGTCCGAGGGTTGTCCTCGTGTGCGGAGGCTCGGGATTCCTGCAGCTGGGCAAGCGAGAGACGAGCGAGCGTCTGCAGGTTTGTGCTGCCTTTCTTAGCACAGGAATTTGGAAGGCcattaccaagcagaaagatttAGTCTGCTTTAACGTTATGATTTACTAAAATAATTCTTGCCTTTTGCAAGCATGAATTGAAGACCTCTGATCAGGGATCCAGCAACTCTGTTCCTGAGGGAGTCATTCCTACCTATCAACAATACCAGCTTAGGCTGCTGCTAGAAACGAGCTAATAAAAGCTTGGTTAATAAGCTCTTCATATCTGCTGTTCTGAACAGATTGAGTGCATCTCTCTAGCAGTGTTTCTTTTGAGGGGCTGCAGCCTAAGTATTTGATAAGCTATGATGTAAGAAACCCGAGCTGGCATAGGGGATtggttttctttgcttgtttgaTAAATGTAGGAAACTCTTCTCCAGTAGCTGAATGCATTTTGTTGCAGTCATTACTGCTTCTGGTGTCAGAATACAGATCAGATCatccagcttttctttttctcctagAGACACCATGTCTTCTGGAAAAGACTGTCAACCCCAGACCTTGACCAAACCCACATTTGGTGAGAGAGAGGCAGCCGAATTGGTTGACAGGGTGTTTGGATTGAAGGTATCTTGGATCAGGTCACTCCCCAGCTATGATGATCAGAACTTCCACGTGCGTGTCTCAGCTGAAGGTGCTGATGAGTTTGTCCTCAAAATCACCAACTCAGAAGACAGCCAGGAGCCTGACCTCATTGAAGTGCAGACCCAAGCCATGATGTTTCTCAGTGCCGAAGGCTTCCCTTCAGCGACTCCTTATCTGACAAAAGATGGTAACATAATGTCTCTGGAGTCGGGAGGTGAGCCACCGTGGGCACCTTTACTGCCCCACTCTCACCCGTAGCTCGGCAGTAGCTTGCTGTATGGCATACCATGGGCATGCTATAGGGAAACTCTAGGCTTGTGTTTGAATAGTAGGGATATGCACCAGGTGACCTGTATTCCAGCCATAATAGTCCAAAGTTAAAATACCAGAAGCAAAGCAACTCAGAGAGAGTAATAATTAACTGGGAAAAGACTTAGGAAAACACTTCAGCTTAATGAATTAGAGAAAACATTTATCTGACATGTGTCCATGCACAGGAAAAGTTAAAAATGCCTCATTGACTACATGGTGCTTGAAATTATTTGCCTTAAGAGTGGTGTAAAATACAGTTCTCACCCATGCCTGAAACCAGAATAAATTGCTTTAATAGTGCTTGGGAGAAAAATTGTGTTGGCATTTAGCTTTTACTGTCACTGTAACTTCCAAACAACATTTGGGATTCCTGAGACCTGTTCTGCTGCAAAACTTTATGTGGGTGTGTACGGGCACTGGAGGAACCCTGCTTGGAGCTGAGTTTTTCTCAGCATAGATAGAAAAGTGTGTTAAGGTTTGTACATTACACAACATTCTGGTAAATCAAATCTTTGCATTTTTATGAGATACATCTGACAACTTCTACACTGGGATACGCCTTTTTTGCCTCTTGCATTAACTGTTACtcagcacacagcagagtgGCTGACTGCATCTCTCCTTGTCAGGTGCTGGAACTGGGAGCAAGAAGTACATGGTCAGACTGCTGACTTACCTGCCAGGTACACCAGTGGCAAAGATCACTACCAATGCTCAGATTCTGTATGAGATTGGGAGGCTCGCTGCCAGCATGGATAAAGTGCTCTCAGAGGTGAGTTCTCATGCTTCAGCCTCACTCTTCTCTCTTAATCCATGTCTCTTCAACATTTGCTCACGTGCTTGGTGCCTGCTTTTCAGACCTGCAAAATGCAAGTTGGTGACTGCAGATGTCAGTGACTGATGGCTCAGGTGCCAGCCTCCAAGGTGGCTAAAGCCTTTCCCCAAGTACATGACAAGTGACATGGTACTGGTGATCCTTCTGCAATGCATTTTTGTTCCACGAATAGGGAGATAAGGAGTTCTTTTTACTTATGCAAAGCTCGCCTGTTAGTGTTTCAAACCTGGCAAATAAAGGAGAATGAACCCTAGGGTGCTCCAATTAGAAGAACAGAATGCCAAGCTTGTTTTAAAGGATTTTTGTGGAGTGCTCAGCTGGCTGATCTATTATTTTGAATTCCTTTTGACTTGCTGACTTTCTTCTCTTCATTAGCACTGTGACCATTTCACATTCATActctccctgcagtgccagccgTGCCAACAGAGATCTGTGACACTTCTCATTTGCACCACTTCCACTCAGTCTTAATGCAAACTAAGTTCTTTACTCTGTATTTACACAGGATAATAAAGCTGATCAATCAGCCAGTACTGAGTTTGATGCATGAAAGACTTCACATTATTTTATTAACCTTTCATTAACCTTTCCTTCTCATGTTCTGGCTACCAGCTTCAGACAGTTATGAAATGTGAATTGTCAGTTTTACTAAGCACATTCTTAAATTATAAGAGCATTTCAGTTGTGAAAGATAACTTACTGCTTCTTTCTGACACACTGGTCACACTCTTATAATGTGGTTAAAATAAGCTAGCCTCAAAATATGCTGTGACTGATGATGCTAATAAGGAAGTAGTTAATGAGAAGCAATTCTGATGGAAAAGGCTCTTTATTCCCTTAACACATGGATTATCATCCACCAAGGTGGTTTAGGCTTGATCTTGTTCTCTACTTGTTCATACACCATCTACTTTTGACTTTCATTTAGTGATCTTTAAGAGCCTTAATTACAAACATAGTTTTTGTAGTTTTTTCCTTAAAAGGAGGCCAGCTACTCTTGTGggaagttgttttgtttttttttaatttgcccTATGCACTGATCCAGTCTGGCCCAGAGGTTTCCTTAATAAGCATTTGAGGAGTCCAAGATAAGCATGGGGTGTGTAGTGGGAGAGATGCTTTTCCTCTTTGAATGTCACTTTCCAAACCATCCCTTCCATTTGCTAGTGAGAGAAGAGTTAAGGATCTTGTATGTTTGAAGTAGTGAGGGCTGGATGCAAATTTTCATAAGCACAAAGCCATGGTCAATGTCTCCATAAACTACTGTGCTCAGGATTTTCCACACACCAGCTGCTCCTAAGGCTCGTCCCCTAAAGGTGCCACCTTTAGAAGCACAGAGTGTGCCTGCTCCCAGCATGCTGGCAGGCTTTGTGTCTCTGGTGCTCCCACAGCTTTCTGCAGCCCTAGCTGTGtaagctgggctctgccagggtgGACTCTGGCCTTGGAAGAGGCTCAAAGTTGCTACTCTAACATCACCCTATGGACAGACAACAGCAGTTTTACATTATTGAAGTGACAAATGACTTAAGGTAATCTTTGTACCTAAAACATGGGAAAAACCATTCAGGCTGTATGTAGATATTAAGATGCTTGCTTTAGTCATTCTTCAGGTTATTCTTTTACATGATCTAAAACAACAGTCCAACTCATGGTGCTTTTCAGTGAGTCTTATTAGAAACCTGTTGAAATTAATAGGGGTTTTGAATCAAGCCATTTAATCATAAAGtctgcaatttttttaatgcctaTATTATTGTGTGCTTTTTCTAAAGAAATTCCAGCATCCATCAGTAAAAAGTCTGCATCGAGGTCAGTTCATTTGGAATCTGGCAAATGTTCCTCTTCTAGATCAGTACATTTATGCCTTGGGCCAGAACAAATCCTGTGCAGTGGTGGAGCAAGTTATTGAGCAATTCAAAGGCAAAGTAATTCCCAAGCTAAGCAGTTTCCGAGCCTGTGAGTATTTTATTCTCATTGTAATTATGTTGAACTGAGACACAGAAATTTCATACAGGAGTTTGGCTCTgtagagaaggaaaacaaaaaaaccaaaagaagtaAATCTCTTTTCCTTAGCCTAGACATGGACATAGCACAGAGTAAGCCAAGAGGAATGTTCTGTCCAGTCAGGGTcagttctttatttttctgatgAGTTTCCTCCCATTTAAGTTCATGATTTTCATGCTGTTATACCAGCTTACTAAATATATAGAGTACAGTGCTACCTTTCATAAAGGCCCAAATAAGTACTTAATCCAAATTTTGGAATTCAGATTACATTGATATTGATGATGAGGTGACAGTTCTATAGTTGGAAACTACTGTTGTGCGTTTGTGAACACGCGGTGTGTTGTAGatcacagcagcctggagcacCATCCCGCAATGTCCTCTGCTGTCAGTCAGCTGGCAGTGCAGTGGGGCTGCACGGGAAGCACCAAAGGTGTCACAGGCAGCACTTGGTGCTGCAGGGGACTAGTGTGGTTTCTAGCTGAGTGTTAGTTTGACGTGCATCTTCCTAAAGCTGTTTCAGGTCTTTAATAGTTATTAAATACTGTTTCAATTTCTTCTGTGTTTAGGTATCAATCACGGAGACCTTAATGACCACAATATTCTAGTAGACTCCAGTTCTGCTTCCCTGGTGAATCCCCAGTACAGAGTGTCTGGCATCCTGGACTTCAGCGACATGAGTTATGGGTATTACGTGTTTGAGGTTGCGATAGCCATCATGTACATGATGATTGAGAGCCCAGACCCTCTGAGTGTAGGGGGGCATGTTCTCGCGGGGTTTGAGAGCGTCCTGCCGCTCACTGCTGAGGAGAGAGGTGCCCTCTTTCTCCTGGTGAGCGGAAGGTTTGCACAGTCCCTCGTCATCGCTGCCCACACGGCTCTTCTGTACCCAGAGAACAAAGAGTACCTCACAATCACGGCGAAAACTGGCTGGAAACACTTAATGACAATGTTCGAGGTGGGCCAGGAAGCTGTGGAGAAGAAGTGGTTTGAGACTGCCCAGGCGTACACGCACCACGCATCTGCCCCGTAGGTCCGCGGCTGCTGCGGTCCTGGGGGTGCCACCGGACTGAATAAAGGCACAAATCAAGCAATAAAGGTGGCGCTGTCTGAGCTGGATGGGTAGCGTCCGCGGGCAGGACGGGACCTGACTCATCTCCCCGGGAGAGAAAACCAGGGCGCagggatgtggccatcaccgcCCTCACAGCGGGGGAAGGGTACGTGACCATTGTGCACCCTCGTGGCAGGAGCCGGGCTCTTTCCCGCCCTCACGCCGGTGTGCGGTGATATCGTTACCTGCCCTCACGCCGGGTGCGCTGTGCTCGTTCCCTGCCCTCGCACGGCACGGGTGCGGTGTGCCCGTTCCCTGCCCTCACACGGCACGGGTGCGCTGTGCCCGTTCCCTGCCCTCGCACGGCATGGGTGCGGTGTGCTCGTTCCCTGCCCTCACGCCGGGGTGCGCTGTGCCCGGTTCCTGCCCTCGCACGGCACGGGTGCGGTGTGCCCGGTTCCTGCCCTCGCACGGCACGGGTGCGCTGTGCCCGGTTCCTGCCCTCGCACGGCACGGGTGCGGTGTGCCCGGTTCCTGCCCTCGCACGGCACGGGTGCGGTGTGCCCGGTTCCTGCCCTCGCACGGCACGGGTGCGCTGTGCCCGTTCCCTGCCCTCGCACGGCACGGGTGCGCTGTGCCCGTTCCCTGCCCTCGCACGGCACGGGTGCGGTGTGCCCGTTCCCTGCCCTCACGCCGGGGGGCGCTGTGCCCGGTTCCTGCCCTCGCGCGGTGGGCGGGGCCGTTTCCCGCCCCTTTCGGCGGAGCTCGGGCACGCCCGCGTGACGCTACGGACCGCGCGCGCCAGCGCCGCCCCCGGCGACAGGAAAGGGCGCAGGCCCCGCCCCAGGCCGGCGCGCGGCACCGCGCAGGCGCGGCGGCCATTTCCGACGCGGTGGTGAAGGCTCGGGCGCGGCTGCAGCGCCCGGTCCTTGCCCGCCGGCCGGGCctcgccgccccccgcccggcccAGCGGTTTCCTCCGGCCCGCCGTGAGTGAGGacgggcggcgggcgggcggtggGGCGCGGGACGCGTGTGTGTGCGGCGCGGGAGGCGGCGCGGCCCTCGCGCCGTGCCGCGCTGAGGATGACTGTGCAGTgcgggcggcagcgcccccTGGGGCCGTGCCGGGGTGCGCTCGGTGCCGCTTCCCGGCGCTCCCGGTTCACGCGCCCTGTGCTCTCTTGCAGGCCCGGTGCCGGTCCCCGTGCCCCGTGTTCTCCTGCCGGCGCGCTGCCCTCTGCCCGCGGCGCGTCCCCGGCACCATGGTGAGTGAGCCGCGGCTGCTGCCGGGGCAcggcgggggcgggggcggcgctcccgctgcaggggcccggctgCGGGCACCAGCGGCCAGCCCGGGGTCACCGCATGCCTGGCTCTGTTATATGGGGGCTTTATGGCGTTGGTGATACTTACTGAGCTATTCCTTTTACAGTCTCGAAGATATGACTCCAGAACTACCATATTTTCTCCGGAAGGTATTTTTTTTACCCGACACTTTCAAGTCAGCTCTGACTGTTCTGTCTTCTCAAAACTATCAAAGCACTTGCACAAAGGGTGGTTGTTAGTAGCATGTTTCTGTCTGAATATGAATTACAGATATCATATTTGCCCACACCCAGTTCTGTAGGGACAGCAAGGGTCCAAAGTGGACACTTTCAAATTCATTCTAATTGAAGCAATAATAAGACTGAGTCCCATTAGTGAGTAGTATCATGTGCCATGT
This DNA window, taken from Passer domesticus isolate bPasDom1 chromosome 14, bPasDom1.hap1, whole genome shotgun sequence, encodes the following:
- the HYKK gene encoding hydroxylysine kinase; amino-acid sequence: MSSGKDCQPQTLTKPTFGEREAAELVDRVFGLKVSWIRSLPSYDDQNFHVRVSAEGADEFVLKITNSEDSQEPDLIEVQTQAMMFLSAEGFPSATPYLTKDGNIMSLESGGAGTGSKKYMVRLLTYLPGTPVAKITTNAQILYEIGRLAASMDKVLSEKFQHPSVKSLHRGQFIWNLANVPLLDQYIYALGQNKSCAVVEQVIEQFKGKVIPKLSSFRACINHGDLNDHNILVDSSSASLVNPQYRVSGILDFSDMSYGYYVFEVAIAIMYMMIESPDPLSVGGHVLAGFESVLPLTAEERGALFLLVSGRFAQSLVIAAHTALLYPENKEYLTITAKTGWKHLMTMFEVGQEAVEKKWFETAQAYTHHASAP